In Macadamia integrifolia cultivar HAES 741 unplaced genomic scaffold, SCU_Mint_v3 scaffold1875, whole genome shotgun sequence, a genomic segment contains:
- the LOC122065070 gene encoding S-protein homolog 29-like, giving the protein MGGFTSVIPVLIILAVFMEYSSFSVSGCFTTTHKHVRVKNMLAPGKRLHLSCQSKNDDFGEKALYYNQEFTWDFCDTIFTDTLYYCDFWYNRNGVFVATHADVYFAARDTCRNCMAIVKFDGVHVVDKLKPSDDKVVAHWPK; this is encoded by the coding sequence ATGGGTGGTTTTACTAGTGTCATTCCTGTTTTGATCATTCTTGCTGTGTTCATGGAGTACTCATCATTTTCAGTTTCTGGGTGCTTCACGACTACTCATAAGCATGTAAGAGTGAAGAACATGTTGGCTCCAGGAAAGAGATTGCATTTGTCGTGTCAATCAAAGAACGATGATTTCGGAGAGAAGGCACTTTATTACAACCAGGAATTCACATGGGACTTCTGTGATACTATTTTTACTGACACTCTCTACTATTGTGATTTCTGGTATAATAGGAATGGTGTATTTGTAGCTACTCATGCAGACGTTTATTTTGCAGCAAGAGATACTTGTAGGAATTGCATGGCTATTGTAAAATTTGATGGGGTTCACGTTGTCGACAAATTAAAACCCAGTGACGACAAAGTGGTTGCACATTGGCCTAAATAA